A part of Rhodamnia argentea isolate NSW1041297 chromosome 8, ASM2092103v1, whole genome shotgun sequence genomic DNA contains:
- the LOC115738273 gene encoding transcription factor bHLH122-like isoform X1, whose translation MESDLQQQPGIFSSNYQPQQHNNQPGNNSGLSRFRSAPSSYFKNLLDSCEDFLNRPSSPETEQIFAHLMSSSASGGGGGGNVFGSMKTEADVLQQEQSNFSSAAASQNFYQGSSQLQNQSMEYKVVGSMGMDRSPSMKTGSNNSSNLIRQSSSPAGLFSNINIDGYSASRRVEDFVSRGTAGESSFSPASRLGNHVNFSSRPPPSSSGKVSPVADMGKKSMDINSPEGGDFGDGHGNNYITGFPIGSWDDPVGLSDNFASRDEDEKGFLGLDSSETEEGKGRVPGLLARHLSLPLKSSADIDKLLQLQDSVPCKIRAKRGCATHPRSIAERVRRTKISERIRRLQDLVPNMDKQQTNTADMLDLAVEYIKDLQEQVKMLLDDRAKCTCSSKQQL comes from the exons ATGGAATCGGATCTTCAACAGCAGCCCGGTATCTTCTCCTCCAATTATCAACCCCAGCAGCACAACAACCAACCCGGCAACAACTCGGGGTTGTCCCGATTCCGATCCGCCCCGAGTTCATACTTCAAGAACTTACTGGACAGCTGCGAGGATTTCCTCAACAGGCCTTCGAGCCCCGAGACGGAGCAAATTTTCGCGCACCTCATGTCCTCCTCCGCCtcgggcggcggcggaggcggaaaCGTTTTTGGGTCGATGAAGACCGAGGCAGACGTTCTTCAGCAAGAACAGAGCAACTTCTCCTCTGCTGCTGCTTCGCAAAACTTCTATCAGGGGTCGTCTCAACTGCAAAACCAGAGCATGGAATACAAGGTGGTGGGCTCGATGGGTATGGATCGATCGCCGTCCATGAAAACGGGGAGCAATAACTCTTCGAATCTCATCAGGCAAAGCAGTTCACCTGCCGGATTGTTCTCCAACATAAACATCGACG GGTATTCTGCTTCGAGACGCGTAGAGGATTTCGTCAGCCGCGGCACTGCAGGAGAATCATCCTTCTCTCCGGCAAGCCGGCTTGGCAACCACGTCAACTTCTCATCCAGGCCGCCCCCTTCCTCGTCCGGAAAGGTGAGCCCGGTTGCTGATATGGGAAAGAAGAGCATGGATATCAATAGCCCTGAAGGGGGCGATTTCGGCGATGGCCATGGCAACAACTACATCACGGGTTTCCCCATCGGCTCATGGGATGACCCGGTGGGTCTTTCGGACAATTTCGCCAGCAGAGATGAGGATGAAAAGGGATTTTTGGGTTTAGATTCATCAGAAACCGAG gaagggaaaggcagagttCCAGGTCTTTTAGCTCGCCACTTGAGTTTGCCGTTGAAAAGTTCCGCGGACATTGACAAGCTTTTGCAGCTCCAAGATTCTGTACCGTGTAAAATTCGCGCCAAGAGGGGTTGCGCTACTCATCCTCGCAGTATCGCGGAGAGG GTGAGAAGAACCAAAATCAGCGAAAGAATAAGGAGACTACAGGATCTTGTTCCGAACATGGACAAG CAGCAAACAAACACGGCAGACATGTTGGACCTGGCCGTTGAGTACATCAAGGACCTTCAAGAACAGGTTAAG ATGCTCTTGGACGATCGCGCAAAGTGCACTTGTTCAAGCAAGCAACAGCTATAG
- the LOC115738273 gene encoding transcription factor bHLH122-like isoform X2, producing the protein MESDLQQQPGIFSSNYQPQQHNNQPGNNSGLSRFRSAPSSYFKNLLDSCEDFLNRPSSPETEQIFAHLMSSSASGGGGGGNVFGSMKTEADVLQQEQSNFSSAAASQNFYQGSSQLQNQSMEYKVVGSMGMDRSPSMKTGSNNSSNLIRQSSSPAGLFSNINIDGYSASRRVEDFVSRGTAGESSFSPASRLGNHVNFSSRPPPSSSGKVSPVADMGKKSMDINSPEGGDFGDGHGNNYITGFPIGSWDDPVGLSDNFASRDEDEKGFLGLDSSETEEGKGRVPGLLARHLSLPLKSSADIDKLLQLQDSVPCKIRAKRGCATHPRSIAERVRRTKISERIRRLQDLVPNMDKQTNTADMLDLAVEYIKDLQEQVKMLLDDRAKCTCSSKQQL; encoded by the exons ATGGAATCGGATCTTCAACAGCAGCCCGGTATCTTCTCCTCCAATTATCAACCCCAGCAGCACAACAACCAACCCGGCAACAACTCGGGGTTGTCCCGATTCCGATCCGCCCCGAGTTCATACTTCAAGAACTTACTGGACAGCTGCGAGGATTTCCTCAACAGGCCTTCGAGCCCCGAGACGGAGCAAATTTTCGCGCACCTCATGTCCTCCTCCGCCtcgggcggcggcggaggcggaaaCGTTTTTGGGTCGATGAAGACCGAGGCAGACGTTCTTCAGCAAGAACAGAGCAACTTCTCCTCTGCTGCTGCTTCGCAAAACTTCTATCAGGGGTCGTCTCAACTGCAAAACCAGAGCATGGAATACAAGGTGGTGGGCTCGATGGGTATGGATCGATCGCCGTCCATGAAAACGGGGAGCAATAACTCTTCGAATCTCATCAGGCAAAGCAGTTCACCTGCCGGATTGTTCTCCAACATAAACATCGACG GGTATTCTGCTTCGAGACGCGTAGAGGATTTCGTCAGCCGCGGCACTGCAGGAGAATCATCCTTCTCTCCGGCAAGCCGGCTTGGCAACCACGTCAACTTCTCATCCAGGCCGCCCCCTTCCTCGTCCGGAAAGGTGAGCCCGGTTGCTGATATGGGAAAGAAGAGCATGGATATCAATAGCCCTGAAGGGGGCGATTTCGGCGATGGCCATGGCAACAACTACATCACGGGTTTCCCCATCGGCTCATGGGATGACCCGGTGGGTCTTTCGGACAATTTCGCCAGCAGAGATGAGGATGAAAAGGGATTTTTGGGTTTAGATTCATCAGAAACCGAG gaagggaaaggcagagttCCAGGTCTTTTAGCTCGCCACTTGAGTTTGCCGTTGAAAAGTTCCGCGGACATTGACAAGCTTTTGCAGCTCCAAGATTCTGTACCGTGTAAAATTCGCGCCAAGAGGGGTTGCGCTACTCATCCTCGCAGTATCGCGGAGAGG GTGAGAAGAACCAAAATCAGCGAAAGAATAAGGAGACTACAGGATCTTGTTCCGAACATGGACAAG CAAACAAACACGGCAGACATGTTGGACCTGGCCGTTGAGTACATCAAGGACCTTCAAGAACAGGTTAAG ATGCTCTTGGACGATCGCGCAAAGTGCACTTGTTCAAGCAAGCAACAGCTATAG